The following proteins come from a genomic window of Methanothermobacter thermautotrophicus:
- the mtnA gene encoding S-methyl-5-thioribose-1-phosphate isomerase → MKTIEWKDGELVLIDQRRLPDSLEYFHCRNYRDVIYAIKNMVVRGAPAIGVTAAFGVAMAELAGEDVEVAADEIRASRPTAVNLFWAVDRVMKSDSPLDEAIRIYREDMETNRAIGRHGAGVIDDGDTVLTHCNAGALACVDYGTALGVIRAAWGEGKRLTVICDETRPVGQGARLSVWEMQQEGIPVKLIADVAAGYLMQTGMIDKVIIGADRIAEGGVANKIGSLMVALAAKRFNVPFYVAAPMSTFDMENSIYDIEIEERDPVEVLYYGGCRIAPQETEAINPAFDIVPSDLISGIITEKGILDPL, encoded by the coding sequence ATGAAGACCATCGAATGGAAGGATGGGGAGCTGGTCCTCATAGATCAGCGCAGACTACCGGACTCCCTCGAGTACTTCCACTGCAGGAACTACAGGGACGTCATATATGCCATAAAGAACATGGTTGTCAGGGGGGCCCCGGCCATAGGTGTTACAGCAGCATTCGGTGTTGCAATGGCGGAACTAGCAGGCGAGGATGTTGAGGTGGCAGCAGATGAGATAAGGGCTTCAAGGCCAACAGCAGTGAACCTCTTCTGGGCGGTTGACCGTGTGATGAAATCTGACTCTCCCCTGGATGAGGCCATCAGAATATACAGGGAGGACATGGAGACCAACAGGGCCATAGGAAGACACGGCGCAGGGGTCATAGATGATGGTGACACGGTTTTAACCCACTGCAATGCAGGGGCCCTTGCCTGTGTTGACTACGGGACAGCCCTGGGGGTTATAAGGGCCGCATGGGGTGAGGGAAAACGTTTAACCGTCATATGTGATGAAACAAGGCCAGTTGGTCAGGGTGCAAGGCTCAGTGTTTGGGAGATGCAGCAGGAGGGCATCCCTGTTAAGTTGATAGCGGATGTTGCAGCGGGCTACCTGATGCAGACTGGCATGATCGATAAGGTGATAATAGGCGCCGACCGTATCGCAGAGGGGGGAGTGGCAAACAAGATAGGCTCACTCATGGTTGCCCTCGCAGCAAAACGTTTCAATGTCCCCTTCTATGTTGCAGCACCCATGAGCACATTTGACATGGAAAACTCAATCTATGATATTGAGATAGAGGAGCGGGATCCTGTAGAGGTTCTATATTATGGCGGATGCAGGATAGCACCTCAGGAGACAGAGGCCATTAACCCAGCATTTGATATCGTACCATCAGACCTCATATCAGGAATTATAACTGAGAAAGGCATCCTCGACCCCCTGTAG
- the nifB gene encoding FeMo cofactor biosynthesis protein NifB — MSDQRQTRFAHITKVHPCFNEKLHDRVGRVHVPIAPRCNIHCKFCTRDINECERRPGVTGRLMTADDAIKHVEKVKEEMPISVIGVAGPGDALANEETFEFFKKASKKFPDLLKCMSTNGLLLPDKADEIAELGVNTVTVTVNAVDPEIGEKIYSFVVYRDKVYHGREAFEVLSRNQLEGIEKLAERGIIVKVNSVLIPGLNDEHIVDIAREVKKRGASLMNIIPLIPMGEMKDYPRPTCEQIERVRNEVEKIIPVFRACTQCRADAYGIPGKRGADKHLDMTPASHY, encoded by the coding sequence ATGTCAGATCAGAGACAGACAAGATTTGCACACATAACAAAGGTCCACCCATGCTTCAACGAGAAACTGCATGACAGGGTGGGAAGGGTGCATGTTCCAATAGCACCCCGCTGCAACATTCACTGCAAGTTCTGCACCAGGGACATAAACGAATGTGAAAGACGTCCCGGTGTGACAGGAAGGCTCATGACAGCCGATGACGCCATAAAACATGTGGAGAAGGTTAAGGAAGAGATGCCGATAAGTGTAATTGGCGTGGCAGGCCCCGGAGATGCTCTGGCCAATGAGGAGACATTCGAGTTCTTCAAGAAGGCCAGCAAGAAATTCCCGGACCTCCTTAAATGTATGAGCACCAACGGCCTCCTTCTACCTGACAAGGCAGATGAAATTGCAGAACTCGGGGTTAACACAGTCACAGTAACCGTGAACGCAGTGGACCCTGAGATAGGGGAGAAGATATACTCCTTCGTCGTCTACAGGGATAAGGTATACCATGGAAGGGAGGCCTTTGAGGTTCTCTCAAGGAACCAGCTGGAGGGCATTGAGAAGCTCGCCGAGAGGGGGATCATTGTAAAGGTCAACAGCGTCCTCATACCTGGACTCAACGATGAACATATAGTTGACATTGCAAGGGAGGTTAAAAAGAGGGGCGCGTCCCTCATGAACATAATACCCCTCATACCCATGGGCGAGATGAAGGACTACCCGAGACCCACATGTGAACAGATCGAAAGGGTCCGCAACGAAGTTGAAAAGATAATACCTGTATTCAGGGCATGCACACAGTGCAGGGCAGACGCCTACGGGATCCCTGGGAAGAGGGGAGCCGATAAGCACCTTGACATGACACCAGCGAGCCACTACTGA
- a CDS encoding methanogenesis marker 17 protein → MGIQIECYDPRGAAVYDIITRQILQDLQLSRAIDDLRIWVDPREPVFIIAVKTQRTSEPVHLEDMAEMEVDKATGSIHLRIKDETYLPQLLERLWETQGRGRIRQPSRFEVIIEDPVSDITGMTVHDPSLNLKKRVYDAIFRIIPEGFRVIRDLSEDNIIALVCTDELLRDEWILKAREIIDGMR, encoded by the coding sequence ATGGGAATACAGATTGAATGCTATGACCCCCGCGGGGCCGCGGTGTACGACATAATCACCAGGCAGATTCTCCAGGACCTGCAACTTTCAAGGGCCATAGATGACCTGAGGATATGGGTTGATCCAAGGGAACCGGTCTTCATAATAGCTGTTAAGACACAGAGGACATCTGAACCCGTTCACCTGGAGGACATGGCTGAAATGGAGGTTGATAAGGCCACAGGTTCCATTCATCTAAGGATAAAGGATGAGACCTACCTCCCACAGCTACTTGAAAGGCTATGGGAGACACAGGGAAGGGGCAGGATCCGCCAGCCCTCCAGGTTTGAGGTGATAATCGAGGATCCGGTCTCGGATATCACCGGAATGACGGTCCATGATCCCTCACTCAACCTCAAGAAGAGGGTATACGATGCAATCTTCCGTATAATACCAGAGGGATTCCGGGTTATAAGGGACCTGTCAGAGGATAACATAATCGCCCTCGTATGCACCGATGAGTTACTCAGGGATGAATGGATCCTCAAGGCGAGGGAGATAATTGATGGGATGAGGTGA
- a CDS encoding methanogenesis marker 15 protein, whose product MVKIAQISCGTDYSGVQKEIEKAAETFGAEIVIPEADLDYIEEAYEKFGFNCASSSIRLMIARAMSLVEGKTDADAVFIATCFRCAEGALVRNELRRFIQQNTRLPVVTYSFTERTKADELFIRMEALSTIVARKSILAREKQEGLTLGIDSGSTTTKVVLMEDNEVIGTGWLPTTDVIGSAEKGIEEALSGTGYKLEDIDGMGVTGYGRLTIGKHYGADLIQEELSVNSKGAVFLADHQRGEATVLDIGGMDNKVITVNDGIPDNFTMGGICAGASGRFLEITARRLGVEIDELGSLALRGDYRKALLNSYCIVFGIQDLVTALAAGTSREDAAAAACHSVAEQVYEQQLQEIDVREPLIQVGGTSLIEGLVQAVSDILGGIDVIVPPYSQHIGAVGAALLVSGMKKAGED is encoded by the coding sequence ATGGTTAAAATAGCCCAGATTTCATGCGGAACCGACTACAGCGGTGTCCAGAAGGAAATTGAAAAGGCCGCCGAAACCTTCGGGGCAGAGATAGTTATTCCAGAGGCAGACCTTGACTACATAGAGGAGGCCTATGAAAAGTTCGGTTTCAACTGTGCCAGTTCAAGCATAAGACTGATGATAGCAAGGGCAATGTCCCTCGTTGAGGGTAAAACAGATGCAGATGCAGTCTTCATAGCAACGTGCTTCCGGTGTGCCGAGGGCGCCCTTGTGAGGAATGAGCTCAGGAGGTTCATCCAGCAGAATACCCGGCTGCCGGTTGTAACCTACTCCTTTACAGAGAGGACCAAGGCGGATGAACTCTTCATACGTATGGAGGCCCTATCCACTATCGTCGCAAGGAAGAGCATACTGGCAAGGGAGAAACAGGAGGGTCTGACCCTTGGTATCGACTCAGGATCAACCACAACCAAGGTCGTCCTCATGGAGGATAATGAGGTCATAGGTACCGGTTGGCTGCCCACAACTGATGTCATAGGCTCAGCAGAGAAGGGCATAGAGGAGGCACTCTCAGGGACCGGCTACAAACTTGAGGATATTGATGGGATGGGTGTTACAGGATACGGCAGGCTCACAATAGGAAAGCACTATGGGGCGGACCTTATCCAGGAGGAACTGAGCGTCAACTCCAAGGGCGCAGTGTTCCTGGCAGACCACCAGAGGGGAGAGGCAACGGTCCTGGACATAGGTGGTATGGACAACAAGGTCATCACGGTCAACGATGGCATACCAGACAACTTCACCATGGGGGGTATCTGTGCCGGTGCTTCCGGCCGATTCCTTGAGATAACCGCCAGGAGACTTGGGGTGGAGATAGATGAACTTGGAAGCCTCGCCCTCAGGGGAGACTACAGGAAGGCCCTTCTGAACAGCTACTGCATAGTATTCGGTATACAGGACCTTGTCACAGCCCTGGCAGCGGGAACCTCCAGGGAGGATGCAGCAGCGGCAGCATGTCACTCTGTGGCCGAACAGGTCTACGAGCAGCAGCTTCAGGAGATAGATGTCAGGGAGCCCCTCATACAGGTAGGAGGAACATCACTCATAGAGGGCCTTGTCCAGGCAGTCAGCGACATCCTGGGAGGTATAGATGTCATAGTGCCACCATACTCACAGCACATCGGTGCAGTTGGGGCTGCGCTCCTTGTTTCAGGAATGAAGAAGGCCGGTGAGGATTAA
- a CDS encoding methanogenesis marker 5 protein encodes MKIAIFPPNSLILADLVERRGHEPLVIQKEIKKKVTDPEIDSPPFNITEEDPIKGLKYAAIEVPSGVRGRMSIFGPLIEEADAAIIMEEAPFGFGCIGCARTNELCVFHLRKRGIPTLELKYPRTREETIEVVNKINNFLDELEAQNG; translated from the coding sequence TTGAAGATAGCCATATTTCCACCGAACTCACTGATACTGGCTGATCTTGTTGAGAGAAGGGGACATGAGCCACTTGTAATCCAGAAGGAAATAAAAAAGAAGGTCACAGACCCTGAAATAGACTCGCCTCCCTTCAATATAACCGAGGAGGACCCCATCAAGGGACTGAAGTACGCTGCAATAGAGGTCCCATCAGGTGTCAGGGGCAGAATGTCAATCTTCGGTCCGCTCATAGAGGAGGCAGACGCAGCCATAATAATGGAGGAGGCGCCCTTCGGCTTCGGATGCATAGGCTGCGCAAGGACCAATGAGCTCTGTGTCTTCCATCTCAGGAAGAGGGGGATACCCACCCTTGAACTGAAGTATCCCCGCACACGTGAGGAGACAATAGAGGTTGTAAATAAGATAAACAATTTCTTAGATGAACTGGAGGCTCAAAATGGTTAA
- a CDS encoding DUF2111 domain-containing protein, producing the protein MKITSSSTGEELRELGICIHELVSRLPLTIRSRESPGLRIEDGRVVDDNYTGPVLEKVLESGEIARETPERGPYRGIPVVVVPLMEEGEVICAVGIVDATKGLFTDMVEIARRPQDTDKGEFY; encoded by the coding sequence ATGAAAATAACATCATCATCAACTGGAGAGGAACTGAGGGAACTTGGTATCTGCATACATGAACTTGTAAGTCGTCTGCCCCTCACAATAAGGAGCAGGGAATCACCCGGTCTCAGGATAGAGGACGGAAGGGTGGTGGATGATAACTACACAGGACCCGTTCTTGAGAAGGTCCTTGAGTCAGGGGAAATAGCCAGGGAGACACCTGAGAGGGGACCCTACAGGGGGATTCCCGTCGTTGTCGTACCCCTCATGGAGGAGGGCGAGGTTATATGTGCTGTGGGCATCGTTGACGCGACAAAGGGGCTCTTCACAGACATGGTTGAGATAGCAAGAAGACCCCAGGACACAGATAAGGGGGAATTCTATTGA
- a CDS encoding methanogenesis marker 6 protein, translating to MSGKEKEGEKATRMIILGPSARLSSSELVQKLHLLGLPLTIKSTCYGALIHGDEEVVMEAVKRIRSLDPTNIFTKERGFPPGDPRRCRGQRGAAREGYHQLEKEFKLLGYVCEALEKPQEVTPERKEKISVDEFRRIAEEAQKSKQKT from the coding sequence ATGTCCGGGAAAGAAAAAGAGGGTGAAAAGGCAACCAGGATGATAATACTGGGCCCATCGGCGAGGCTGAGTTCATCGGAACTCGTCCAGAAACTCCACCTCCTTGGCCTTCCCCTCACAATAAAGTCAACATGCTATGGAGCACTTATCCATGGAGATGAGGAGGTGGTGATGGAGGCCGTGAAAAGGATAAGGAGCCTTGACCCCACCAACATATTCACAAAGGAGAGGGGCTTTCCACCGGGGGACCCCAGGAGATGCAGAGGACAGAGGGGGGCCGCACGGGAGGGATACCATCAGCTTGAGAAGGAATTCAAACTCCTGGGATACGTATGTGAGGCACTTGAAAAACCACAGGAGGTCACACCCGAAAGAAAGGAGAAGATATCTGTTGATGAATTCCGCAGGATAGCTGAAGAAGCTCAAAAATCAAAACAAAAAACATAG